From Thermoleophilia bacterium, the proteins below share one genomic window:
- a CDS encoding aminotransferase class I/II-fold pyridoxal phosphate-dependent enzyme, with protein sequence MRVTGDRVRSQMPDAPRFDSSGLRPAIAGVEAYVPGRPLVDLRRELGDIPITKLASNEGPYPPFPAAVRAIIDAATEQNLYPDPGAWALRDALGTSLGIDPARIMVGNGVDSLIKVLCMAILDPGDEMVMGWPSFISYRQGAMMMGARWTPVPLGSDGAYDLAALADAVGPATKIVTVVSPNNPTGGAVAHHELERFLDALPPHVLPVLDEAYFEYLPDGGHDGVKLLTEGRRLVVMRTFSKAYGLAGTRIGWLAGPVGLADALAPVRNAFDVNAVAQAAAVASLADAAVHLAPRVAEVRSERLRVATALSALGLPPLPSEANFVFVDVGPERAEVLDRALTACGVIVRRTTSFGAPGGLRVTIGTPDQNNRLLHAMSEALGEVG encoded by the coding sequence ATGAGGGTGACCGGGGATAGAGTGCGGAGTCAGATGCCCGACGCACCCCGTTTCGACTCGTCAGGTCTCCGGCCCGCAATCGCGGGGGTGGAGGCCTACGTCCCGGGTCGCCCGCTGGTTGATCTCCGGCGTGAACTCGGTGACATCCCCATCACGAAGTTGGCGTCGAATGAGGGCCCGTACCCGCCGTTCCCCGCGGCCGTACGGGCCATCATCGATGCCGCCACCGAACAGAACCTCTACCCCGATCCGGGGGCGTGGGCGCTCCGCGATGCCCTCGGCACATCGCTCGGCATCGACCCGGCACGCATCATGGTGGGCAACGGCGTGGACAGCCTCATCAAGGTCCTCTGCATGGCCATCCTTGATCCCGGGGACGAGATGGTGATGGGATGGCCGTCGTTCATCTCGTATCGGCAGGGGGCGATGATGATGGGCGCCCGATGGACGCCCGTCCCCCTCGGCTCGGATGGCGCGTACGACCTCGCGGCGCTCGCGGACGCCGTCGGCCCGGCCACCAAGATTGTGACCGTGGTAAGCCCGAACAACCCGACCGGCGGGGCCGTGGCACACCACGAATTGGAGCGGTTCCTCGACGCCCTCCCTCCGCATGTCCTGCCGGTACTCGACGAGGCCTACTTCGAGTACCTCCCGGATGGGGGGCACGACGGCGTGAAACTGCTGACGGAGGGCCGTCGCCTCGTCGTCATGCGCACCTTCAGCAAGGCCTACGGTCTCGCCGGCACCCGCATTGGCTGGCTGGCGGGTCCGGTGGGCCTCGCCGATGCTCTCGCGCCCGTGCGGAACGCGTTCGACGTCAACGCCGTCGCCCAGGCGGCGGCGGTCGCGAGCCTCGCCGATGCCGCCGTGCACCTCGCGCCGCGCGTTGCCGAGGTGCGGTCGGAGCGTCTGCGGGTGGCAACCGCCCTCAGCGCGCTCGGGCTCCCCCCGCTGCCCTCGGAGGCCAACTTCGTTTTCGTGGATGTGGGTCCGGAGCGTGCTGAGGTCCTCGATCGCGCCCTCACCGCGTGCGGCGTCATCGTGCGACGTACGACGTCGTTCGGTGCCCCCGGTGGCCTACGTGTGACCATCGGAACCCCCGACCAGAACAACCGCCTGCTCCACGCCATGTCCGAGGCGCTCGGGGAGGTCGGATGA
- a CDS encoding folate-binding protein, translating into MTRPAAMSVADAVIRMAPGGSGAAVVAPRRIAWVEGPDAQALLQGLLTADIAALPVGGATESLVLDARGHLLARMSVMRDESEAFTLLLDPPPAPDGVAQVIAHHVSEDAAVMGPEEVHVLVVGGAAIATLRAGNDPVVPGVVPGTVEVITDDPHALAARAGVPLAPPDVLEVLRISAGVPRIGVDTGDKTLVQEAGLEGAVSFDKGCYLGQETVARLHYRGHPNRRLSRIAVAGPVTPGSEVLMDDGTVVGQVTSAIDVPGTGWVALAMVRREAWGTPGVSVSGTPGTLLLPGPRHVRS; encoded by the coding sequence GTGACCCGTCCCGCGGCGATGTCCGTCGCGGATGCGGTGATCCGGATGGCCCCCGGCGGGTCGGGCGCCGCCGTCGTGGCACCGCGTCGCATCGCATGGGTCGAGGGACCTGACGCACAGGCGTTGCTGCAGGGTCTCCTCACCGCCGACATCGCAGCGCTCCCCGTGGGCGGCGCTACCGAGTCGCTCGTGCTCGACGCCCGTGGGCACCTCCTCGCGCGCATGAGTGTCATGCGCGACGAGTCCGAGGCGTTCACCCTTCTACTCGATCCGCCTCCCGCCCCGGACGGAGTCGCCCAGGTGATAGCCCACCACGTGTCGGAGGATGCTGCGGTGATGGGTCCCGAGGAGGTACATGTGTTAGTCGTGGGTGGCGCCGCCATCGCCACCCTGCGTGCCGGGAACGACCCCGTGGTGCCCGGCGTCGTGCCCGGCACCGTTGAGGTCATCACCGATGACCCCCACGCCCTCGCCGCCCGGGCAGGGGTGCCGCTCGCGCCCCCGGACGTGCTCGAGGTGCTCCGGATCAGTGCCGGGGTGCCGCGTATTGGCGTGGACACCGGCGACAAGACGCTGGTGCAGGAGGCCGGTCTCGAGGGTGCCGTCTCGTTTGACAAGGGCTGTTACCTCGGGCAGGAGACCGTTGCCCGCCTCCACTACCGGGGGCATCCCAACCGCCGCCTCTCGCGTATCGCGGTGGCGGGGCCGGTAACGCCCGGGTCCGAGGTGCTCATGGACGATGGGACGGTGGTCGGGCAGGTGACCAGCGCGATCGATGTTCCGGGAACCGGCTGGGTCGCGCTCGCGATGGTGCGGCGCGAGGCATGGGGCACCCCGGGGGTATCGGTGTCAGGCACCCCCGGAACGCTGCTGCTGCCTGGCCCTCGCCACGTTCGGTCCTGA
- a CDS encoding LapA family protein, giving the protein MSQEFRPERESPQRDGSDTHLIIGVVAVILLVWFVVANSQQVQVTWWIFSTPTSLIAVILISALLGAAVVWLLMRRRTRARKRSN; this is encoded by the coding sequence GTGAGCCAGGAATTCCGCCCCGAACGCGAGTCCCCTCAGAGGGATGGGAGCGACACGCACCTCATCATTGGGGTCGTCGCAGTGATCCTGCTCGTGTGGTTCGTCGTCGCCAACTCCCAGCAGGTGCAGGTGACGTGGTGGATCTTCAGCACCCCCACCAGTCTGATTGCGGTCATCCTCATCTCCGCCCTGCTGGGTGCGGCCGTCGTCTGGCTGCTTATGCGCCGCCGCACTCGGGCCCGCAAGCGCTCGAACTAG
- the meaB gene encoding methylmalonyl Co-A mutase-associated GTPase MeaB: MTPDEVIAGVLAGRRRAIGRAITMAESLGPEGRAVTTALHRVAGNAFRLGITGPPGVGKSTLAAALVRHLRAMGRTVAVVSVDPTSPFTHGAVLGDRIRLADHFLDDDVFIRSMATRGHVGGLAEATCDAVTILDAAGFDIVIVETVGAGQTEVEVQALTDAVVLVLMPGSGDAIQAIKAGIMETPDVIVINKCDFPGADTLAGALESALSLVPTDGWRPPVILTQALDGTGVEETWAAVEAHRADLAASGHAGARARDGMRRQLRSLALDRMVRDLRARTDDAALDVLVDRVLAREIDPSAAVGSMLGTSLTEEPE, translated from the coding sequence ATGACACCGGACGAGGTCATCGCGGGCGTCCTCGCCGGTCGCCGACGGGCGATCGGCCGGGCCATCACCATGGCCGAGTCGCTCGGTCCCGAGGGCCGGGCCGTCACGACCGCGCTGCACCGCGTGGCGGGCAACGCCTTCCGACTGGGCATTACCGGACCCCCCGGTGTTGGCAAGAGCACGCTCGCGGCCGCCCTCGTTCGGCATCTGCGCGCGATGGGGAGGACCGTCGCCGTCGTGAGCGTCGATCCCACGAGTCCGTTCACCCACGGCGCGGTGCTGGGCGACCGAATCCGTCTGGCGGACCACTTCCTTGACGACGACGTGTTCATTCGGTCGATGGCGACTCGCGGCCATGTCGGCGGGCTCGCGGAGGCCACGTGCGATGCGGTGACCATTCTCGATGCCGCGGGATTCGACATCGTCATCGTCGAGACGGTGGGTGCGGGACAGACCGAGGTGGAGGTGCAGGCGCTCACCGACGCCGTGGTACTGGTGCTCATGCCGGGGAGTGGCGACGCCATCCAGGCGATAAAGGCCGGGATCATGGAGACCCCGGATGTCATCGTCATCAACAAGTGCGATTTCCCGGGCGCCGACACCCTTGCCGGGGCGCTGGAGTCGGCCCTGTCGCTGGTGCCCACCGACGGCTGGCGTCCGCCGGTCATTCTCACCCAGGCCCTCGATGGCACGGGAGTGGAGGAGACGTGGGCCGCGGTGGAGGCGCACCGGGCTGATCTCGCCGCGTCGGGACACGCGGGCGCGCGGGCGCGCGATGGCATGCGCCGCCAGCTCAGGTCGCTGGCCCTCGACCGGATGGTGCGCGACCTACGGGCGCGTACCGACGATGCGGCCCTCGACGTCCTCGTCGATCGTGTGCTGGCACGTGAGATCGATCCGTCCGCGGCCGTTGGCAGCATGCTCGGCACGTCCCTGACCGAGGAGCCGGAGTGA
- the ftsZ gene encoding cell division protein FtsZ, protein MREGPLADLFRSTTGEGGAQGLQSEAPTDSRASDIPQRIEGYAVVRVVGVGGGGCNAVDRMVEAGLRGVEFVAINTDRQALDSSRADVVIPVGAEVTRGLGTGGDPAIGEMAFRESEEHLRRVLRGSDLVFIAAGEGGGTGTGGAPIVAKVVRELGALAVAMVTRPFGFEGSKRANVAELGIQHLSDAADTVIVIPNDRLMTVLERGTSVGQAFAVADDLLRQGVQGISDLITLPGLINVDFADVRTILKGAGTALLGIGYASGGSRATDAATAAISSALLETPVDGARGILLGITGGPNLSLVEVTEAAQVVADAADPDANIIFGATIDEDLDDQVWVTVVAAGLSGTPTRATGTSTSSRPSATRIERGRRERPASNMAAAPEISDPPEAPDLSAGVPPPVRPRGESAPESADPAPRQITEVPPSPADESSPNLFSTGDNAPSSGSGDPDVGPPTT, encoded by the coding sequence ATGCGCGAGGGTCCGCTGGCGGACCTCTTTCGGAGCACCACCGGTGAGGGGGGTGCTCAGGGCCTCCAGTCGGAAGCCCCGACGGACAGCCGCGCCTCGGACATTCCCCAGCGCATCGAGGGCTACGCGGTTGTTCGCGTGGTCGGTGTGGGCGGTGGTGGCTGCAACGCCGTGGATCGCATGGTGGAGGCCGGCCTGCGTGGTGTGGAGTTCGTCGCCATCAACACCGATCGTCAGGCGCTCGACTCGAGCCGCGCGGATGTCGTCATCCCCGTGGGCGCCGAGGTTACCCGCGGTCTCGGTACCGGCGGTGACCCCGCCATCGGCGAGATGGCTTTCCGTGAGAGCGAAGAGCACCTTCGCCGCGTTCTGCGCGGCAGTGACCTCGTCTTCATCGCGGCCGGGGAGGGCGGTGGAACCGGCACCGGTGGTGCGCCGATTGTCGCCAAGGTGGTGCGCGAGCTCGGTGCGCTGGCCGTGGCCATGGTCACCCGTCCGTTCGGCTTTGAGGGAAGCAAACGCGCCAACGTTGCCGAACTTGGGATCCAACACCTCAGCGATGCGGCGGACACCGTCATCGTCATCCCCAACGACCGACTCATGACGGTTCTCGAACGCGGTACCAGCGTGGGGCAGGCGTTCGCGGTTGCCGACGATCTGCTGCGACAGGGCGTGCAGGGCATCAGCGACCTCATCACCCTGCCGGGGCTCATCAACGTCGACTTCGCCGACGTGCGCACCATCCTCAAGGGCGCAGGTACTGCGCTCCTCGGCATCGGCTACGCATCGGGCGGCAGTCGCGCCACGGATGCCGCCACGGCAGCTATCTCGTCGGCTCTGCTCGAGACCCCGGTGGACGGCGCACGCGGAATCCTGCTCGGTATCACCGGTGGCCCCAATCTGTCGCTCGTTGAGGTGACCGAGGCCGCCCAGGTGGTGGCCGATGCCGCCGACCCGGACGCGAACATCATCTTCGGAGCGACCATCGACGAGGACCTCGACGATCAGGTGTGGGTCACCGTGGTGGCGGCGGGTCTGTCCGGAACGCCCACCCGCGCCACCGGGACATCGACATCGTCACGCCCCTCGGCGACGCGCATTGAGCGTGGTCGTCGGGAGCGCCCCGCATCGAACATGGCGGCGGCGCCCGAGATCTCCGATCCGCCGGAGGCCCCGGATCTGTCGGCCGGTGTCCCGCCCCCAGTGCGCCCCCGTGGGGAGTCGGCGCCGGAGTCGGCGGACCCCGCCCCGCGACAGATCACCGAGGTCCCCCCGTCTCCCGCTGACGAATCATCACCTAACCTCTTCTCCACAGGAGACAATGCGCCGTCGTCCGGGTCAGGCGACCCCGACGTCGGCCCTCCAACCACCTGA